In a genomic window of Comamonadaceae bacterium OTU4NAUVB1:
- a CDS encoding glutathione S-transferase family protein translates to MHDLILHHYPRSPFSEKVRLLLGHKQLAWKSVLIPAINPKPDVVALTGGYRRTPLLQVGCDIYCDTALIADVLEHLAPTPTAYPEPEKGMSRILAQWADSTLFWAAMAFNLQPRGAAELFAGAPPEAAKAFADDRAKMSAGGMTRLRPADAAGAYKSYLRRLSDMLDDKPFLLGEAPCIADFSAYHPLWYTRRIESLKEILDLTPAVLDWMDRMAAIGHGASTPMTSTEAIEAARAAQPRTLLSDSTFQDDHGIPLGSQVTVRAETFGLEETAGALVAATRMHYTLRRTDARAGTLDVHFPRIGYVLKLAEVGTP, encoded by the coding sequence ATGCACGACCTGATCCTCCACCACTACCCGCGTTCGCCCTTCTCCGAGAAGGTGCGGCTCCTGCTGGGCCACAAGCAGCTGGCCTGGAAGTCGGTGCTGATCCCGGCGATCAACCCCAAGCCCGACGTCGTGGCGCTGACCGGCGGCTACCGCCGCACGCCGCTGCTGCAGGTGGGCTGCGACATCTACTGCGACACGGCCCTCATCGCCGACGTGCTGGAGCACCTGGCGCCGACGCCGACGGCCTACCCGGAGCCCGAAAAGGGCATGTCGCGCATCCTCGCGCAGTGGGCCGACAGCACCTTGTTCTGGGCCGCGATGGCGTTCAACCTGCAGCCCCGGGGGGCGGCCGAGCTGTTCGCCGGCGCGCCGCCCGAGGCGGCCAAGGCGTTCGCCGACGACCGCGCGAAGATGAGCGCCGGCGGCATGACGCGCCTGCGTCCGGCCGATGCCGCGGGCGCCTACAAGTCCTACCTGCGCCGGCTTTCGGACATGCTCGACGACAAGCCCTTCCTGCTGGGCGAGGCGCCCTGCATCGCCGACTTCTCGGCCTATCACCCGCTGTGGTACACGCGGCGCATCGAATCGCTCAAGGAGATCCTCGATCTCACTCCCGCCGTGCTCGACTGGATGGACCGCATGGCCGCCATCGGCCACGGCGCGTCGACGCCGATGACCTCGACCGAGGCCATCGAGGCGGCCCGGGCCGCCCAGCCGCGCACGCTGCTCTCCGACAGCACCTTCCAGGACGACCACGGCATCCCCCTGGGCAGTCAGGTGACGGTGCGCGCCGAGACCTTCGGCCTCGAAGAGACGGCCGGCGCGCTGGTCGCCGCCACGCGCATGCACTACACGCTGCGGCGCACCGACGCGCGCGCGGGCACGCTCGACGTGCATTTCCCGCGCATCGGCTACGTGCTGAAGCTGGCCGAGGTGGGCACGCCATGA